The Accipiter gentilis chromosome 14, bAccGen1.1, whole genome shotgun sequence genome contains a region encoding:
- the PCIF1 gene encoding mRNA (2'-O-methyladenosine-N(6)-)-methyltransferase, with protein MANENHGSPAEEASLMSHSPGTSNQNQPSSPKPMRLVQDLPDELVQAGWEKCWSKRENRPYYFNRFTNQSLWEMPVLGQHDVISDPLGLNAAPMPLEGGMIDTSVESKQRKRRFSEEVPPSGNSVKKPKADVPGNPAAQPVPSSPSIPGTSVLKAWCVSPEDKQQAALLRPTEVYWDLDIQTNAVIKQRAPSEVLSPHPEVELLRSQLILKLRQHYRELCQQREGIDPPRESFNRWMLERKVVDKGTDPLLPSDCEPVVSPSMFREIMNDIPIRLSRIKFREEAKRLLFKYAEAAKRLIESRSASPDSRKVVKWNVEDTFSWLRRDHSASKEDYMDRLEHLRKQCGPHVSAAAKDSVEGICSKIYYISLEYVKRIREKHLAILKENNISAEVEAPEVQDRLVYCYPVRLAIPSPPLPSVEMHMENNVACVRYKGEMVKVSRNYFSKLWLLYRYSCIDDSGFEKFLPRVWCLLRRYQMMFGVGLYEGTGLQGALPVHIFEALHKLFGVSFECFASPLNCYFKQYCSAFLDTDGYFGSRGPCLDFFPISGSFEANPPFCEELMDAMVSHFEKLLENSSEPLSFIVFIPEWRDPPTPALTRMEQSKFKRHQLILPAFDHEYRSGSQHVCKKEEMYYKAVHNTAVLFLQNSAGFAKWEPTPERLQELVAAYKHSGRTLSSSSSSSSSSSSSSSSTADKERELGREQSSSRETNPN; from the exons ATGGCCAATGAGAATCACGGAAGCCCTGCGGAGGAAGCGTCTCTCATGAGTCACTCACCTGGCACCTCCAACCAGaaccagcccagctcccccaaaCCTATGCGACTGGTACAGGACCTGCCAG ATGAGCTGGTGCAGGCTGGCTGGGAGAAGTGCTGGAGCAAGCGGGAGAATCGCCCTTACTACTTCAATCGCTTCACTAACCAGTCTCTGTGGGAAATGCCTGTTCTAGGACAGCACGATGTCATT TCAGACCCTCTGGGATTGAATGCGGCTCCAATGCCACTGGAAGGTGGGATGATAGATACCTCTGTGGAGAGCAAGCAAAGAAAGAGGAGATTCTCTGAGGAGGTTCCACCAAGTGGCAACAGTGTGAAAAAGCCCAAG GCGGACGTCCCAGGGAACCCAGCTGCTCAGCCAGTACCCAGCTCTCCCAGTATTCCAGGAACCTCTGTTTTGAAGGCATGGTGTGTTTCGCCTGAAGATAAACAGCAGGCAGCTCTTTTACGACCAACTGA AGTATATTGGGACCTGGATATTCAGACAAATGCAGTGATTAAGCAGAGAGCACCATCTGAAGTGCTTTCTCCACACCCCGAGGTGGAGCTGCTTCGGTCCCAGCTCATTCTCAAGCTGCGGCAACATTATCGTGAGCTCTGCCAGCAACGAGAAG GGATTGACCCCCCAAGGGAGTCCTTTAATCGCTGGATGTTGGAGAGGAAGGTGGTTGATAAAGGGACAGATCCTCTTTTACCGAGTGACTGTGAGCCAGTAGTGTCTCCTTCCATGTTCAGAGAGATCATGAATGACATTCCCATCAG GTTATCCAGAATCAAGTTCCGAGAGGAAGCCAAGAGACTGCTCTTCAAGTATGCTGAGGCTGCGAAACGGCTGATTGAATCCAG GAGTGCTTCACCAGACAGCAGGAAGGTGGTGAAGTGGAACGTGGAGGACACCTTCAGCTGGCTGCGACGGGACCATTCTGCCTCTAAGGAGGATTACATG GACCGCCTGGAGCACTTACGCAAACAATGTGGGCCCCATGTGTCTGCTGCAGCAAAGGACTCTGTTGAAGGCATCTGCAGTAAGATTTACTACATATCCCTTGAATACGTCAAGCGGATCCGGGAGAAGCATCTTGCCATACTCAAAGAGAACAATATATCTG CTGAGGTAGAAGCTCCTGAAGTCCAGGACAGGCTTGTATACTGTTACCCAGTGAGACTGgccatcccctccccaccactCCCCAGCGTGGAAATGCACATGGAAAACAACGTGGCATGTGTGCGGTACAAGGGGGAGATGGTGAAAGTGAGCCGCAACTACTTCAGCAAGCTG TGGCTTCTCTATCGGTACAGTTGCATTGACGACTCTGGCTTTGAAAAGTTTCTGCCCAGGGTTTGGTGCCTTCTCCGCCGATATCAG ATGATGTTCGGTGTGGGTCTGTACGAAGGAACTGGCCTGCAAGGGGCACTTCCTGTGCACATCTTCGAAGCTCTCCACAAGCTCTTTGGAGTGAGTTTTGAATGCTTTGCCTCGCCCCTGAATTGCTATTTTAAACAGTACTGTTCGGCCTTCTTGGATACAGACGGGTATTTTGGATCCAGGGG CCCGTGCCTGGATTTCTTCCCTATAAGTGGCTCTTTTGAGGCAAATCCTCCGTTCTGTGAGGAGCTGATGGATGCCATGGTCTCTCACTTTGAG AAACTGCTGGAGAACTCCAGTGAGCCTCTCTCCTTTATCGTCTTCATCCCCGAGTGGCGGGACCCTCCTACGCCAGCCCTGACCCGCATGGAGCAGAGCAAGTTCAAGCGACACCAGCTCATCCTGCCAGCCTTTGATCACGAATACCGCAGCGGGTCTCAGCATGTCTGCAAAAA AGAGGAGATGTACTACAAGGCCGTGCACAACACAGCCGTCCTCTTCCTGCAGAACAGTGCGGGTTTTGCCAAGTGGGAGCCCACACCGGAGCGGCTGCAGGAGCTTGTTGCAGCCTACAAGCATTCAGGCCGGACCCTTagctcctcatcctcctcctcgtcatcatcctcttcctcctcctcctccacagcagACAAAGAGCGGGAGCTGGGCCGAGAGCAAAGTAGCAGCCGGGAGACTAATCCCAACTAA